GAGTTGAAAATTGTCGAAGGATTTTTCCGGTTTATTTTTTAAAACCTGAATCAATTTTTCCTTCGGAAAAGCAGTGTTTCCCAAAAATGTTACTGAACCGATGGTGACCAAATGTCCCTCATCAACCGGAAAATCAATCGTGTAAAGGGTGCGGGCAGGATTGGAAATCACATCCGGCGATTTAATCTGCACATCGGGATAACCTTTTGTTTGATAATAAAAAGTCGCGATTTTTCTGTCTTCTTCCAGTTGCAGAGGAATCAAAACCCCTTCCTGTGTCAGAGATTTTTCCTTCGTCAGAATTTGTTTTCTTAATTTGGTGGTCTTAATCGCTTTGTTGCCCGTGAATCGGATGGAGTGGATGTTGCTTTTTATCCCGTGATCAATATTGAAAAAAATGCGGACATGATTTGGGTTTACCTTTTCCAATTTATAGGTGACTTTGGCATCCAGATAGCCGTCATTATTTAGTTTCTGGGTTAGTGCATCAACGCTTGCTTGCAACTCGAAAGAATCAAAATGTCCTTCTTGATAGAGTGTAATGGTTTTTTTTAAAGTTTTGAGTCGGTATGGATTTTTTCCCCTGAAAAAAATATCCACTTTGGGTCCTTCTTTGATCATCAGTTTGACTGCGACACGCCTTGTGTTCCAATCGATTTGTTTATCTATCACCTTTACCGTGGCTTTCAGATAACCGTTATTTCTGAGAAACCCGATCATTTCCTTGATTGAATCTTTAAGTCGTTTTTCGGAATAGATGGACATGGGTCTGATGAAACGCAACAATCGCCCCTTCCTGAAATTCTTTGCGCCCACAAATTCCACCTGTTTGTAGCGGAGTCTCTCGCCTTTGATGATATGGTATGAAACCCCGACACTATTGCTTTCAGCCGCCGGTTCCGTTGCGAGATCAACCCGTGTGTTGTAAAATCCCCTTCGAACATAAAAATCCTTGATCCGATCTTTTTGTGCCTCCATTTGTTCCGGGACCACAATGTTACCGACCTCCAGATTGATGCGTTTTCGGATCTGACTTTTGATATAGGGATAATTTCCGGAGATGTCGATTTGGGAGAGAACCTCCGGTTGGTGCAAATGAATTTGAATATGAACGCCGTCCACCTCTTTTGTGGTGCTGGCCTTCACGTGATCAAAGATGCCCCATATTTTTAAATAGTTGATGCCTTTTTCAAGTTTGCCCTGATCGAAAGTGTCTCCAACCTTAAATGGAAGAACGGGGAGTATCGTTTGTTTAGAGACGATAATGGCCCCGTCGATCTCGATATTAGAGATAGTTGTGGACGGGGAAATCCGACCATGGACAAAGGACCATGGACAAAGGACCAAAAGCAAAATCAACACCAACTTTTTCAGGTGTTTAGTCCATAGTCCATGGTCCATAGTCCGTGGTCCTCTATTCATTGTCCATAGTCCATTGTCCATAGTCCGTGGTCCTCTATTCATTGTCCATAGTCCACGGTCCATGGTCCTTTGTCTTTTTCTCATCGGCTTATAAATCGAACTCCCAGATTCAGTTGATAGCTTTCATTGCTGGAACGCGATCCTTTGAAAAGAAAAGAATCAGTCAGCCAGTATTCAAGCCGGAATCTTTGCAGGGCATCGTTGTACTGGTTAATTTCCGATGCGAATTCAACACTGAGGCGGTCATTCAATTTTTTGCCGAGATAGAATTGTCTTGTTTGTCCGTTTTGCGTGTTTTCTGTTTCCAGACGGAAGACATCAAGCCCCGTGAAACTGGCAATCGGCCTTTGCAAAATATGGGTAATCTGTTCCGCAACCAGCGCTGTTCCAATTCCCGATTGTTCCTCGGCCAGTTCCACACGTTCATTGGTTGTCATTCCAAAAAGCAGGAGAGACACAACATCTTTTTTCTCCAACGAGCCCTGACTGGAATTTCCTGAGAGGTCCATGCGCAAACTGCTGGGAGGGCCGTGCAAGACCGCCACAATATGGGCGTCATCAATATCCCTTTCT
The window above is part of the Deltaproteobacteria bacterium genome. Proteins encoded here:
- the bamA gene encoding outer membrane protein assembly factor BamA, whose translation is MDHGLWTKHLKKLVLILLLVLCPWSFVHGRISPSTTISNIEIDGAIIVSKQTILPVLPFKVGDTFDQGKLEKGINYLKIWGIFDHVKASTTKEVDGVHIQIHLHQPEVLSQIDISGNYPYIKSQIRKRINLEVGNIVVPEQMEAQKDRIKDFYVRRGFYNTRVDLATEPAAESNSVGVSYHIIKGERLRYKQVEFVGAKNFRKGRLLRFIRPMSIYSEKRLKDSIKEMIGFLRNNGYLKATVKVIDKQIDWNTRRVAVKLMIKEGPKVDIFFRGKNPYRLKTLKKTITLYQEGHFDSFELQASVDALTQKLNNDGYLDAKVTYKLEKVNPNHVRIFFNIDHGIKSNIHSIRFTGNKAIKTTKLRKQILTKEKSLTQEGVLIPLQLEEDRKIATFYYQTKGYPDVQIKSPDVISNPARTLYTIDFPVDEGHLVTIGSVTFLGNTAFPKEKLIQVLKNKPEKSFDNFQLLSDKEDVHLFYANNGYPYATVEQKTERVEDKINIIYTIQEGTLVHIGEILPIGNILTSFKAIRQAMGIKTGDIYSKQKIVEAQLNLRRLGTFNSVSIVPLGLEEKETTIHLRIKLEERDPFVIDMDAQYSTDLQYSGSFKFTNFNSFGRAKRTSLLLTGGKQKDRAELSWLDPRFAAHDIQMTFAGWMDYEKKPVETTLQTGGAISFFRQFHRFGFLTRYELDRNYPFSGPAANPLSLRNSTFSQIGFSGSYDTRNSFADPTRGFIATAGGIIFNELGGLESNFAKLKTSFNHLIPLVYRLTLSNTIRLDHIQNIGASAIVPQRSILTLGGDDTVRGFKEDRIGPLDNQGRPLGGRVRLIYNAELRFRIASTLQFAGFFDMGSLTNQFSQIDDNTLRRSAGAGLRYITPAGPIRVDYGIILDRKPGEDFGRLHITFGYPF